The following are from one region of the Hydrogenophaga sp. BPS33 genome:
- a CDS encoding alpha/beta hydrolase — translation MNQPFLEVQELISDGNAAATPVASIIVLHGLGADGSDFVPIAHELDLSAIGPVRFVFPSAPVRPVTLNNGYPMRAWYDIHPPSTNPAVPRREDAAGLRASQDLVQGLIDREITRGVPAHRMVLMGFSQGCAMTLMTGLRAPQRLAGLVGLSGYLPMAETTAAERGEANRATPIFLAHGEHDPMVTIDRATASRDALLTMGYSVEWHAYPMEHSVCGEEVDDLNAWLLRVLGARPA, via the coding sequence ATGAACCAACCCTTTCTTGAAGTCCAGGAACTCATCAGCGATGGCAACGCCGCCGCCACGCCCGTCGCCTCCATCATCGTGCTGCATGGCCTCGGTGCCGATGGGAGCGACTTCGTGCCGATCGCGCACGAGCTCGACCTGAGCGCCATCGGTCCGGTGCGCTTCGTGTTCCCGAGCGCACCGGTGCGCCCGGTCACGCTCAACAACGGCTACCCCATGCGCGCCTGGTACGACATCCACCCGCCCAGCACCAACCCCGCCGTGCCCAGGCGGGAAGACGCGGCCGGCCTGCGCGCCTCGCAAGACCTGGTGCAGGGCCTGATCGACCGCGAGATCACCCGTGGCGTGCCGGCGCACCGCATGGTGCTCATGGGCTTTTCGCAGGGCTGCGCCATGACGCTCATGACCGGCCTGCGCGCGCCGCAGCGCCTGGCCGGGCTGGTGGGCCTGTCGGGCTACCTGCCGATGGCCGAGACCACCGCGGCCGAGCGCGGCGAGGCCAACCGCGCCACCCCCATTTTCCTGGCGCATGGCGAACACGATCCCATGGTCACCATCGACCGCGCCACCGCTTCGCGGGATGCCCTTCTGACCATGGGCTATTCCGTGGAATGGCACGCGTACCCGATGGAGCACTCCGTGTGCGGCGAAGAGGTGGACGACCTCAATGCCTGGCTGCTGAGGGTGCTGGGCGCTCGCCCGGCCTGA
- a CDS encoding Bug family tripartite tricarboxylate transporter substrate binding protein — protein sequence MHFRFVRQLVLAAIGAFQFSAAVHAAEFPERAITIIVPYANGGQGDIIARAIADNLPARIGQPVIVVNRPGANGVIGTTAVAQARPDGYTLGVVVASHAVSPAFNAHLPFDSVQDFAPITTAALTEMVVVGAPTMAPENLKEFIALAKSKPGELVYKSAGPGSNSHLFSEWLQDAAGIRLIHAPYKGSGDSSRDLVAGVIHMGFDTLPGVKGYIANKQMKLLAVGGPKRSTTFPNVPTVAEYAAIPDFQANTWSMVLAPKGTPSDVVNELNREIIAVFQIPAVRQRLENTGAQIVGNTPAQARDMLAQQVKFYGELVKRLDLKVTN from the coding sequence ATGCATTTCAGATTCGTCCGTCAACTGGTCCTCGCGGCCATCGGTGCCTTCCAGTTTTCCGCCGCGGTGCACGCCGCCGAATTCCCCGAAAGAGCGATCACCATCATCGTGCCGTATGCCAACGGTGGCCAGGGCGACATCATCGCGCGCGCCATCGCCGACAACCTCCCGGCGCGCATCGGGCAACCGGTGATCGTGGTGAACCGGCCTGGTGCCAACGGTGTGATCGGCACCACGGCGGTTGCACAGGCCAGGCCCGATGGGTACACCCTCGGTGTGGTCGTGGCGTCGCACGCGGTGTCGCCTGCCTTCAACGCCCATCTGCCCTTTGATTCGGTCCAGGATTTCGCACCGATCACGACCGCCGCCCTGACGGAGATGGTCGTGGTGGGCGCGCCGACCATGGCGCCCGAGAACCTGAAGGAGTTCATTGCCCTGGCGAAAAGCAAACCCGGCGAGCTGGTCTACAAGTCGGCCGGCCCGGGCAGCAATTCGCATCTGTTCAGCGAGTGGCTGCAGGATGCAGCCGGCATCCGGCTGATCCACGCGCCCTACAAGGGCAGCGGCGACTCTTCACGCGATCTGGTGGCAGGGGTGATCCACATGGGCTTTGACACCCTGCCGGGCGTCAAGGGCTACATCGCCAACAAGCAGATGAAGCTCCTGGCGGTCGGCGGACCCAAGCGGTCCACCACCTTCCCCAACGTGCCCACCGTGGCCGAGTACGCCGCAATCCCCGACTTCCAGGCGAATACCTGGAGCATGGTGCTGGCACCCAAGGGCACGCCGAGCGATGTGGTGAACGAGCTCAACCGTGAAATCATCGCCGTCTTCCAGATCCCCGCGGTGCGCCAGAGGCTGGAGAACACCGGCGCACAGATCGTTGGCAACACGCCCGCGCAGGCTCGGGATATGCTGGCCCAGCAAGTGAAGTTCTACGGCGAGCTGGTGAAGCGCCTGGACCTCAAGGTCACCAACTGA